The following coding sequences lie in one Fusarium poae strain DAOMC 252244 chromosome 1, whole genome shotgun sequence genomic window:
- the CYP51_1 gene encoding lanosterol 14-alpha-demethylase (TransMembrane:2 (o21-42i54-71o)~BUSCO:16744at5125): MGLLQDLAGHPLAQQFQELPLGQQVGIGFGAFLVLSVVLNVLNQVLFRNPNEPPMVFHWFPFVGSTITYGMDPPKFFRENRAKHGDVFTFILLGKKTTVAVGPAGNDFILNGKLKDVCAEEIYTVLTTPVFGKDVVYDCPNAKLMEQKKFMKIALTTEAFRSYVPIISSEVRDYFKRSPDFKGKSGIADIPKKMAEITIFTASHALQGSAIRSKFDESLAALYHDLDMGFTPINFMLHWAPLPWNRKRDHAQRTVAKIYMDTIKERRAKGNDESEHDMMKHLMNSTYKNGTRVPDHEVAHMMIALLMAGQHSSSSTSSWIMLRLAQYPHIMEELYQEQVKNLGADLPPLTYEDLAKLPLNQAIVKETLRLHAPIHSIMRAVKSPMPVPGTKYVIPTSHTLLAAPGVSATDSAFFPNPDEWDPHRWEADSPNFPRMASKGEDEEKIDYGYGLVSKGSASPYLPFGAGRHRCIGEHFANAQLQTIVAEVVREFKFRNVDGGHTLIDTDYASLFSRPLEPANIHWERRQ, encoded by the exons ATGGGTCTCCTTCAAGATCTGGCGGGCCACCCGCTCGCACAACAATTTCAGGAACTTCCCCTGGGTCAGCAAGTAGGAATTGGCTTTGGAGCCTTTCTCGTCCTCTCCGTCGTCCTCAATGTCCTCAACCAAGTCCTCTTCCGAAACCCCAACGAGCCCCCTATGGTCTTCCACTGGTTCCCCTTTGTTGGAAGCACCATCACATACGGAATGGACCCTCCTAAGTTCTTCAGAGAGAACCGTGCCAAG CATGGCGATGTCTTCACCTTTATCCTCCTTGGAAAGAAAACCACTGTCGCTGTTGGCCCTGCTGGAAACGACTTCATCCTCAACGGCAAGCTCAAGGATGTGTGTGCTGAGGAGATTTACACCGTTCTCACTACTCCTGTCTTCGGCAAGGATGTCGTCTATGACTGCCCCAACGCCAAGCTCATGGAACAGAAGAAG TTCATGAAGATTGCTCTTACCACCGAGGCCTTCCGATCATACGTCCCCATCATTTCCTCCGAGGTCCGCGATTACTTCAAGCGAAGCCCTGACTTCAAGGGCAAGTCCGGCATTGCCGACATTCCCAAGAAGATGGCCGAGATCACTATCTTCACTGCCTCCCACGCCCTCCAGGGCAGCGCCATCCGTAGCAAGTTCGACGAGTCCCTGGCCGCTCTCTACCACGACCTCGATATGGGCTTCACCCCCATCAACTTCATGCTTCACTGGGCTCCTCTCCCCTGGAACCGTAAGCGCGACCACGCCCAGCGCACCGTTGCCAAGATCTACATGGACACCATCAAGGAGCGCCGCGCCAAGGGCAACGACGAGTCTGAGCACGACATGATGAAGCACCTTATGAACTCTACCTACAAGAACGGTACCCGTGTCCCTGACCACGAGGTTGCCCACATGATGATTGCCCTCCTTATGGCTGGCCAgcactcttcctcttctaccAGCTCTTGGATCATGCTCCGTCTCGCTCAGTACCCTCACATCATGGAAGAGCTCTACCAGGAGCAGGTCAAGAACCTTGGTGCCGATCTGCCTCCCCTGACTTACGAAGACCTCGCCAAGCTGCCCCTTAACCAGGCTATCGTCAAGGAGACCCTTCGTCTCCATGCTCCTATCCACTCCATCATGCGCGCTGTCAAGTCTCCCATGCCTGTCCCTGGCACCAAGTATGTCATTCCCACTTCGCACACTCTTCTCGCTGCTCCCGGTGTCAGCGCTACCGACTCTGCCTTTTTCCCCAACCCTGATGAGTGGGACCCTCACCGATGGGAGGCCGACTCTCCCAACTTCCCCCGAATGGCTTCCAAGGGcgaggacgaggagaagATCGACTACGGTTATGGCCTTGTTAGCAAGGGCTCAGCTTCCCCCTACCTGCCTTTTGGCGCCGGTCGTCACCGATGCATTGGCGAGCATTTTGCCAACGCCCAGCTGCAAACTATTGTTGCCGAGGTTGTTCGTGAGTTCAAGTTCCGCAACGTTGATGGCGGTCACACCTTGATCGATACCGACTATGCCTCGCTTTTCTCCCGACCTCTGGAGCCCGCCAACATTCACTGGGAGCGACGCCAGTAA
- a CDS encoding hypothetical protein (TransMembrane:1 (i81-98o)~BUSCO:17133at5125), with protein MSGSTQTKMLVVPPALNLRRASSYNAQDRGPISSTSSRFNFNHLFFSPPASPALPALVPRPPKRRSSQILVTRPSRVFRRLFLLGILLSISYLAAMAFQNPNVIPAAVWPYFEQEEFEMVGQDAFPDFPTPIIVNDNKGRSKWTVFIPPNVDFPLSMEQYAEMGSQCREVSSRARDIHNKGPITETAIINYDAQDEYYVDVYEAERSGLLTPAKGLRAKNKGKFVGVDKKHLKHKPVCESTMTFVLESTDAGLGNTLMMLWTFYGLSKQLGRDFFIVDKRWAYGAWDQIFDIPPVPECRPPPRHHMVPCPFQARHLVVSAATAKEVFPALLAQNHRVAGTDNSLRDLFELARIGFEDLFFLNEEDQTYVDNRITGLQAKAKAEDSLTTHAPIVGLHVRHGDQHPLELQYSETYIPADIYLKQASHYVEEYYNATGVEGPIKRHSLTLLASDDPTVHEEPEFSHTILSQDRIRLASKGAIARAGGNQHQANNFVENTFGWEGGFFAPLFWNLGVNSQNNAAEAPAGVHVKDVNEEARHMAPPSQETLRLRGLVGRAYMMDLAVLAESSDKIVCTVSSMGCRLLAVMMGWEDSMENGGWHNVDGTYGWTGIDW; from the coding sequence ATGTCGGGCTCTACTCAAACCAAGATGCTGGTGGTGCCACCTGCACTCAATCTGCGTCGAGCCAGCTCTTATAACGCCCAGGATCGAGGTCCAATCTCCTCAACTTCATCACGATTTAACTTCAATcacctcttcttctcaccGCCTGCCTCGCCAGCTCTTCCAGCGCTCGTACCTCGACCTCCGAAAAGAAGATCGAGTCAAATCCTGGTCACTCGACCGAGTCGAGTCTTCCGACGCCTTTTTCTCCTCGGCATCCTATTATCGATCTCCTATCTCGCGGCCATGGCTTTTCAGAACCCAAATGTGATCCCAGCAGCTGTATGGCCTTACTTTGAACAAGAGGAATTTGAGATGGTTGGCCAAGATGCCTTCCCAGACTTCCCCACGCCAATCATTGTCAATGATAACAAGGGCCGCTCGAAGTGGACTGTCTTCATTCCACCAAACGTAGATTTCCCGTTGAGTATGGAACAGTATGCTGAAATGGGAAGTCAGTGTCGAGAGGTGTCATCACGAGCAAGGGATATTCACAACAAGGGTCCCATCACCGAAACAGCCATCATCAACTACGATGCTCAAGACGAATACTACGTGGACGTCTACGAAGCCGAAAGATCCGGTCTCCTTACTCCTGCAAAGGGACTTCGTGCCAAAAACAAGGGCAAGTTCGTCGGAGTGGATAAGAAACACCTGAAGCATAAGCCTGTCTGCGAGAGCACCATGACGTTTGTGCTGGAATCCACAGATGCCGGCCTTGGCAACACTCTCATGATGCTTTGGACCTTTTACGGACTTTCTAAGCAGCTTGGTCGTGACTTCTTCATCGTAGACAAGCGATGGGCCTACGGTGCTTGGGATCAAATATTCGATATCCCCCCTGTACCAGAATGCCGCCCGCCCCCAAGACATCATATGGTTCCTTGCCCCTTCCAAGCTCGACATTTGGTCGTCTCTGCTGCAACGGCAAAGGAAGTGTTTCCAGCCCTACTGGCACAGAACCATCGTGTCGCTGGAACAGATAACAGCTTGCGAGATCTCTTTGAGCTGGCTCGCATAGGGTTTGAAGACCTCTTCTTCCTGAACGAGGAGGATCAAACCTACGTTGATAATCGCATCACTGGTCTTcaggcaaaggcaaaggctgAGGACAGTCTCACGACACATGCGCCTATTGTCGGACTCCATGTTCGCCATGGTGACCAACACCCACTCGAGTTGCAGTACAGCGAAACTTATATCCCAGCCGATATCTACCTCAAGCAGGCTAGTCATTACGTGGAAGAATACTATAACGCAACTGGGGTCGAGGGTCCCATCAAACGTCACTCTCTCACTCTTCTGGCTTCAGACGATCCCACAGTTCATGAAGAACCAGAGTTTTCTCACACAATTCTTTCCCAAGACCGAATCCGTCTCGCTTCAAAGGGTGCCATCGCTAGAGCTGGTGGTAATCAGCATCAGGCCAACAACTTTGTCGAGAACACATTTGGCTGGGAAGGTGGTTTCTTCGCTCCCCTGTTCTGGAACCTTGGCGTAAACAGCCAGAACAATGCCGCCGAAGCTCCTGCGGGAGTGCACGTTAAAGATGTTAACGAGGAAGCCAGGCACATGGCACCGCCATCACAAGAAACGCTGAGGCTTCGTGGCCTCGTTGGCCGAGCTTATATGATGGATCTCGCAGTGCTCGCCGAGTCAAGTGACAAAATAGTATGTACTGTAAGCTCAATGGGGTGCCGGTTGCTGGCTGTGATGATGGGCTGGGAGGATAGTATGGAAAATGGTGGCTGGCACAACGTGGACGGTACCTATGGCTGGACAGGGATCGATTGGTAA
- a CDS encoding hypothetical protein (BUSCO:35625at5125), with protein sequence MSESYGPIVRLWGIHPSKLPAAGSQSEELKVLLASILLEAVPFIQTVPSEIPSVEPATELRSTGGLWKHKAVKTYDGSTAPVHVFERTVDAETLGIVAQKNPGLGVSPSNAQSELWALRRSTHEPKKEKGTADWDEFVRCFKEKHAEAEKLFTPGVTSSKRLQEWDCSGIEIQLEGETWVDWTLHREESVHSLPGPLSKRVFPVLQATAAVRGRKEFMVIQIAIRASDEATDVAVHDGPVRAAFSSIERVRELEDGNLEWMMGTVSDAKGLVPMWAQKLGLSAAIAKDVGMFMRWIGEERLKGKDAEVIGDLE encoded by the coding sequence ATGAGCGAGTCATACGGTCCCATTGTCCGTCTTTGGGGTATTCATCCTTCCAAGCTTCCGGCTGCAGGATCACAGTCTGAAGAGCTCAAGGTACTCCTCGCTTCAATTCTTCTCGAGGCCGTGCCTTTTATACAAACCGTCCCTTCCGAGATCCCCTCTGTGGAGCCTGCCACAGAGCTCCGCTCCACAGGTGGTCTATGGAAGCACAAAGCAGTCAAGACATATGACGGTTCTACAGCTCCCGTTCATGTGTTTGAGCGTACAGTAGACGCCGAGACGCTGGGTATCGTCGCTCAGAAGAATCCTGGCCTCGGCGTATCTCCTAGCAACGCCCAGTCGGAGCTCTGGGCACTACGACGAAGCACTCACGAaccaaagaaggaaaagggaacGGCGGATTGGGATGAGTTTGTGAGATGTTTCAAGGAGAAGCATGCTGAAGCCGAAAAACTTTTTACCCCAGGTGTCACGAGCTCTAAAAGGCTGCAAGAGTGGGATTGCTCGGGTATCGAAATCCAGCTCGAAGGTGAGACGTGGGTTGACTGGACACTTCATCGCGAAGAGTCTGTCCATAGCCTCCCTGGTCCGCTCTCCAAGCGCGTGTTTCCAGTTCTTCAAGCCACGGCTGCTGTGCGTGGCCGCAAGGAGTTCATGGTTATTCAGATCGCTATTCGGGCCAGTGACGAAGCTACAGACGTGGCTGTACACGACGGCCCTGTTCGAGCGGCCTTTTCCAGCATTGAGAGAGTGCGGGAGTTGGAAGATGGCAACTTGGAGTGGATGATGGGGACGGTGTCAGATGCGAAAGGGTTGGTGCCTATGTGGGCGCAGAAGTTGGGCTTATCTGCAGCGATCGCCAAGGACGTAGGCATGTTTATGAGATGGATCGGAGAGGAGAGACTGAAGGGCAAAGATGCCGAGGTCATTGGTGATCTGGAATAG
- a CDS encoding hypothetical protein (BUSCO:8997at5125), with the protein MTTTLPRPSRPSVGPPNMALPALPVNKTRKSKGNLVTHTSSTKSVPGTPRSGLRAPSSTTNLAPSGPAPTAALPQPKTLRKSVSINSFPQPPRGDTRTSSGVPPSPRTSDRPRPSRKSSKPTKESMYSTFSSSTPSFLNGSGDGKSINNVRMSDGLISVASPPQSRSSSAQDSYSTSATTYDDPAEGPGQKSDVANDKRVSKHDGKGNVVVSVRVRPDANGNNGSPDGEWMVDGRKSLISFRGKDGGDHYYDNVFTTHDHNSRVYDHIAKRLVRRVMEGYHGTVFAYGMTGTGKTFSMQGTASSPGVIPLAITDIFSYIRETPSREFLLRVSYLEIYNEKIHDLLSMSTSGGAPQQEEIKLREDSKRGVYATPLKEEIVQSPTQLLRVIARGDQARRTASTQFNARSSRSHAVVQIVVESRERMPGGAAAAEGKRSGLLPGGVRVSTLSLIDLAGSEKAAESKERRQEGAHINKSLLTLGTVISKLSEWKEKEAKGGDKEGKHLPYRDSKLTRLLQGALSGNSLVSILCTIQIGAGNSAVLANNHTLETINTLKFASRAKNSIVSHAKKAEEALGAGGEGGARVLLERYRMEITELRQQLETQAKKKKSDGDDEPVLDEEEERVREAQAAERHEEQILEMQLARTALKERIDHLNRLILSSKSIGVNTNGTMSALGQYSRFSQFSQFSQISLPASIRSSVATSSGGRALVERTSSMTSASSTIGRRSSGGQKNSGDNTPVEAEDDSAGEFGDGTASLTAQNRALQADLADKNRYIATLEKRLLQARRASSSRASVGFAAPNKAIMVGEDHSVSAALKEKDTEIADLRARLDDKDRMLAALRSAARSRDTAEATVEPRSPLSPLPKPAAQESCTEKAGSIKVMASEKKRTRGVDEMNNLLDEMLQDRVEKGQVVRGKRGSVRLAVGQNMDSLAEPNLEPLRRTPTPNPPEDRNDVSVEA; encoded by the exons AACAAGACGCGCAAAAGCAAAGGGAATTTGGTCACGCATACATCGTCTACCAAATCAGTGCCCGGAACCCCCAGATCTGGCCTTCGAGCACCATCATCCACGACGAATTTGGCCCCATCTGGCCCAGCACCCACCGCTGCGCTTCCACAACCCAAGACACTCCGCAAAAGTGTCAGCATCAACTCTTTCCCACAACCACCAAGGGGCGACACACGTACAAGTAGCGGCGTGCCACCTAGTCCAAGAACATCCGATAGACCCCGACCTTCAAGGAAATCGTCTAAACCAACGAAAGAATCAATGTACAGCACGTTTAGTTCCAGCACGCCGAGCTTTCTCAATGGTAGCGGTGATGGAAAGTCTATCAACAACGTACGCATGTCGGATGGTTTGATTAGTGTGGCGTCACCTCCTCAAAGTCGCAGTTCCTCGGCGCAGGACTCTTATTCAACCTCAGCTACGACATATGACGATCCTGCGGAGGGGCCAGGCCAAAAATCAGATGTTGCTAACGATAAACGAGTGTCAAAACATGATGGCAAGGGAAACGTTGTTGTGAGCGTACGAGTTCGACCAGATGCTAATGGAAATAACGGAAGTCCTGATGGAGAATGGATGGTTGACGGGCGCAAGTCGCTCATATCATTCAGAGGGAAGGATGGCGGAGATCATTATTATG ACAACGTTTTTACGACACATGACCACAACTCTAGAGTATATGACCACATTGCGAAACGGCTTGTCCGACGGGTTATGGAGGGCTACCATGGTACTGTCTTTGCGTACGGTATGACCGGTACCGGAAAGACGTTTTCCATGCAGGGAACCGCTTCGTCGCCTGGTGTAATTCCACTTGCCATTACCGACATCTTTTCATATATCCGAGAAACGCCGTCCCGAGAGTTTCTGCTGCGAGTCAGCTATTTGGAAATTTACAACGAAAAAATCCATGATTTATTGAGTATGTCAACATCCGGCGGGGCCCCGCAACAGGAAGAGATCAAGCTTCGAGAGGATAGCAAGCGAGGCGTTTATGCTACACCGTTGAAGGAGGAGATCGTACAGAGCCCTACACAGCTACTCCGTGTCATTGCGCGTGGCGACCAGGCCCGAAGAACCGCTAGTACCCAGTTCAACGCTCGCAGTTCTCGAAGTCATGCTGTTGTTCAAATCGTCGTGGAATCTCGGGAAAGAATGCCGGGCGGTGCGGCTGCAGCTGAGGGTAAACGATCAGGTCTTTTGCCTGGCGGTGTCCGGGTATCAACCCTGAGCTTGATCGATCTCGCTGGTTCTGAAAAGGCAGCTGAGTCGAAGGAGCGCAGACAAGAGGGAGCCCATATCAACAAGAGTTTGCTCACTCTGGGAACTGTCATCTCAAAACTTTCAGAgtggaaagaaaaggaagccAAGGGTGGAGACAAAGAAGGAAAGCATCTTCCTTACCGTGATAGCAAACTTACTCGATTGTTGCAGGGCGCATTGTCCGGGAACTCTCTGGTCAGTATTCTTTGCACGATTCAGATTGGTGCTGGAAACAGCGCAGTTTTGGCCAACAACCATACTTTGGAAACGATCAACACTCTTAAGTTCGCTTCGCGGGCCAAGAACAGTATCGTCAGCCATGCAaagaaggccgaggaggccctTGGCGCTGGTGGTGAAGGCGGAGCCAGAGTGTTGCTTGAACGTTATCGTATGGAAATCACAGAACTACGCCAGCAGTTAGAAACTCAggcaaagaagaaaaagagcgACGGAGACGACGAGCCAGTTCtcgatgaggaggaagagagggtCAGGGAAGCGCAGGCGGCAGAGCGACACGAGGAGCAAATCCTTGAGATGCAACTCGCTCGAACGGCGCTCAAGGAACGAATCGATCATCTGAACCGTCTGATTCTCAGCTCCAAGTCTATTGGCGTCAACACGAACGGCACGATGAGCGCGCTTGGCCAATATTCACGATTCTCTCAATTCTCACAGTTCTCCCAAATTTCGTTGCCTGCGTCAATCCGTTCATCGGTCGCTACATCTTCGGGCGGCAGAGCACTCGTCGAGCGTACATCGTCAATGACATCGGCATCGTCAACAATCGGCCGACGTTCCAGTGGCGGCCAGAAGAACTCTGGAGATAACACGCCGGTTGAGGCTGAGGACGACAGCGCAGGAGAATTTGGCGATGGTACCGCATCTTTGACAGCACAGAACCGTGCTCTGCAAGCTGATCTCGCAGACAAGAACCGTTATATTGCGACATTAGAGAAGCGTCTTCTCCAGGCACGTCGAGCCAGCTCTAGCCGGGCCTCAGTAGGCTTCGCTGCTCCCAACAAAGCTATTATGGTCGGAGAGGACCACAGCGTATCTGCTGCACTCAAGGAGAAAGATACCGAGATTGCAGACCTGCGAGCAAGACTAGACGACAAGGATAGGATGTTGGCAGCTCTGAGAAGCGCCGCACGATCGCGAGATACGGCCGAAGCAACTGTTGAACCTCGTTCTCCCTTATCACCGCTGCCAAAGCCAGCTGCACAGGAATCATGTACCGAAAAGGCCGGTAGCATCAAAGTAATGGCGTCCGAGAAGAAGCGAACAAGGGGTGTCGATGAAATGAACAATCTTCTGGACGAGATGCTGCAGGATCGAGTCGAGAAAGGACAGGTTGTCAGGGGTAAGCGAGGAAGTGTACGGTTGGCAGTAGGACAAAATATGGACTCATTAGCAGAGCCGAACCTCGAGCCATTACGTCGAACTCCTACACCAAACCCACCCGAGGATCGCAACGACGTGTCAGTAGAGGCATAG
- a CDS encoding hypothetical protein (BUSCO:35667at5125) gives MSAPESTPAKPRLKINVSRSASFVADANTNATTSVPTSAEGGRKVKLKIGKSQPSTPADQPPTKTKAGRQPKPTQKLVESKKRAHDDMDEDLGSAHPTTKIKLKATKSGLTPTVVVKPKGRAPVHPPGDGYDSEASDREKDPSIEEQFVLRMMPGEHCDYVRWCMENGKMGIPRSSGGADIQLRFFEEDSRRAVVTVKGQPFAAVMVDLPTITEAMKTWDRKSFLKSADICQMLLVYAKISSEAEAREATLPSMIDQHFRWPHGLTPPMHDCVNRRFAKTISRKEIEDKEAEVERLLAEDAKAGSTRWEWVDETKDDDDDGADEDADGEIDDTMDYFQSQDGLFGGEGEGDDDLEADLEAAFAGEVSAETPATGPDAPTPMTTTQVNTPAPLQDSIESDESEEVSDDDDDDDEDLDDDARAQRDEEQGVKDIINDLKKQLGNKQTELARTTNKILRTRIEQTIKQLKAEIELKNSSIGIETDD, from the coding sequence ATGTCTGCGCCTGAGAGCACGCCCGCGAAACCACGACTCAAGATTAACGTGAGCCGCTCGGCTTCGTTCGTTGCCGACGCGAACACCAACGCGACGACTTCTGTCCCAACTTCAGCCGAGGGAGGACGGAAGGTGAAGCTCAAGATAGGCAAGTCGCAACCTTCGACGCCTGCGGACCAGCCCCCAACCAAGACCAAAGCCGGGCGACAACCGAAACCAACACAGAAGCTTGTCGAGAGCAAGAAGCGCGCCCACGATGATATGGATGAGGATTTGGGGTCGGCGCACCCGACCACCAAGATAAAGCTCAAAGCCACGAAATCAGGACTCACGCCCACGGTGGTGGTGAAGCCAAAGGGACGCGCACCAGTTCACCCGCCCGGAGATGGCTACGACTCAGAGGCGAGCGATAGAGAAAAGGACCCGTCGATCGAGGAACAGTTTGTCTTGAGGATGATGCCAGGAGAGCACTGCGATTATGTCCGATGGTGTATGGAGAATGGGAAGATGGGCATTCCCCGGAGCTCAGGAGGAGCAGACATCCAACTTAGGTTCTTCGAAGAGGACAGTCGAAGAGCGGTCGTGACGGTAAAGGGCCAACCCTTTGCTGCTGTCATGGTAGACTTACCCACGATTACTGaggcgatgaagacctgGGATCGAAAGTCATTCCTCAAATCTGCCGACATTTGCCAAATGCTCCTGGTCTACGCCAAGATTTCTAGCGAAGCCGAGGCCAGGGAAGCAACTCTGCCGAGCATGATCGACCAGCATTTCAGATGGCCACACGGTCTGACGCCACCTATGCACGATTGTGTAAACCGACGATTCGCAAAGACTATCAGTCGTAAGGAGATTGAGGACAAGGAAGCGGAAGTCGAACGCCTGCTCGCCGAGGACGCCAAGGCTGGCTCGACGCGCTGGGAATGGGTCGACGAGACCaaggacgatgacgatgacggcGCCGACGAGGATGCAGATGGTGAGATTGACGACACTATGGACTACTTCCAGAGCCAGGATGGATTGTTCGGCGGCGAAGGTGAAGGAGACGACGACCTCGAGGCCGACCTGGAGGCCGCTTTCGCTGGAGAAGTCAGCGCCGAGACTCCTGCCACAGGTCCGGATGCGCCTACGCCTATGACCACCACCCAAGTGAACACACCTGCGCCCCTACAAGACAGTATCGAGTCAGACGAATCAGAAGAAGTGTcggacgacgatgatgatgacgacgaagatTTGGACGACGACGCTCGTGCCCAGCGTGACGAGGAACAGGGTGTCAAGGATATTATCAATGACCTCAAGAAACAGCTGGGTAACAAGCAAACTGAGCTGGCACGCACCACGAACAAGATCTTGCGAACTCGCATTGAGCAAACTATCAAACAGCTCAAGGCAGAAATCGAGCTTAAAAACTCGTCTATCGGTATCGAGACAGATGACTAA